The genomic DNA GGCGTCCGAAGAGagtaaattataggatttacaagtgaGTTAGCTGAGAAAAGAACTACCACACCTATGTCCTTCACCTTATCATTGTCAAACTGCAGAATGCTCTGGCAGATTAGCTATTTCAAACTTAAGTAATGCTCAATGATGACCTTCCCAGACCCTCACAATACATTAATCGAGACATTATGATTACAAATCTCTTTTGATAAAAACTGATCGATCTTCTCGGAGTTGGGTGAGGAGAATATATTGACTTAGACGTCAATAACACTCAGAGTAATTTCGAGAAGTCACTATAcctttttcaattgaaatagaGTTTAAAATTTAAGGCGGTTGAAGCCGGGATAAAGTTTATTACTTAACTATTTAATTcgcagaagtgatcaacatgaaataatatccttacattatctagcaaaaaggtaatgaaaatattcaagcttatcaggtagaagttgttcatttgatcttaaacaaaattctcataactaaatttacaaggaaatgggcagcaggtagaggggagaattaacaatcagatcttgggagttaaagggttaaagagcaGAGTGCAAGTGTTAGGATAcatgagtttctttttttctcttatctatctatttttgttttgttttgttttgtttttttgctttttctttttcgtttctaTTAAGTCTCCATAAATGGGTGGATCGCTGATAAAGTGAATATTTCAACCCAAatcaaaaaacacaactttGGAAAAATTATGGTTTACCAGTATACCATCTGGAATATTCAGgacctgaatttttcaaaaccattgCAAAGCGTTCTTAGGTTGGTTACAGTTTTGAGAGAATATCCGCTAACCCGAAAGGACCAAAAGTTTTTTTGGTAGACGCAATTTTTTAACTGATAGATAAGAACTTTTTTCCTCCCAGAAAGGCGGGATTGCAGATTGGGCTAATCAGCTTAGATcagaattgcaatttttatcacAACCGGTTTCCAGGATTGTCAGTGACGATAACAACAGAATTTAGTTTCTCCGGCCTGAATGAAATAACAGGGTATTGATTTATGTAACCAGAATCTTTGTGTCACAGCTATTGCAAAAAGAAGCTCGGCTCTTTTCCTCATTTCAGTTCTCGGTCCCTAGTTACACTTTGAAAGAACGCAAAAActcaaaatcctttttttggcaaaataaataatcaCTGCTTGAACACATCAAATTCAAACATCCCTCGTACTTTCCAACCATTTATCCGAGATGTTGTTAATTTCCAAAGTGGTACATCGACTTGGGCTATTACACGATTTAAAGTACTTCTAAGGTATTGGGCGGGCTCTGAAAACTAGAATTAATTTCCTAAGAGTGTAATAGGATTAGTACACGCACCTCCCTCGGTCAATCAATCACACAAGGAGAACCTCAGCAAACGTAAacgcaaatgcaaatgcaaGGGATTACACGAGTGAAACACCCCAATGCAAATGCAAATCCAAATGCAAACGCAACCGTCAACGCAAGTGACaagaacattttaattttcttaaacttgCATTTGTGTTCGCTTCCCACACGTGTGAATCGGCAAAAACTCAATCATTGTCGGTCGTCTTGGAAAAATACCTCTACTGCGCTTGCGTATCTATCTTTCCCTGGGTTTGCGTTGGACGTGTGAACTCGCTCGCATTACCATTTGCGTTTACGTTTGCATTTGCATCGCACATGTGAACCAGTCTTCAGATCCTTCGATAGAATGACATACCTATAATAACAGAGCTGAATAAGTTTTCAATGGCAATGTTTCTTTTATGTTGAGCCGTCCTGTTTCCATTTCACGACGTTCTACCattctcataaaaaaaatgataaacaaaataaaaggtcGGCGTTTTGGACTCTTTTGCTTTCGCCGGCCAATAAATGGAAGATATTATACGGTGGCGACAAGGTATGAATTCTATGTTCGAGTGGCAAGAACAATATCTAAAGAGTGAGCGCAGTAAACGAGTGAGCTATTAATCATGCCACAAGAACATCAAATTCATACCTTTGAGCTACcaagtaattttctttttaattatatGGACAATAAATATAAGTGGTTGAGATTGTAAACCTGACTTTGATTAATTCTTAATTCAGAGTATTAATAGAAACAAAATTCCCGGTGcccaaattttaaaagttttacaaaTAACACCGCCAGTTACGCCAAAATATATGTGAACTGGTTTTATAGGCTTAATTAAAATTCGATTACTGACACAAACTAAAATCATCAGATACGTTTATTTTCAGCTTCTCTTCACTAAAAACCTTTGAAGGCTGTTCAGCACGGACAGATGAAAAATTGTCCTCTGTTTAGTCGCAACTTTcgagaaaatccttgaaaatcttaattttttcgtTCTCTTCTTGTTCGGGAAATGCATTTACATCCTCCTCGCTTACACAACGAATCTTGCTAACAATTAATattcaaaacaacaaacaaaacaagttcaTTCAGCAAAGTTTAAACAGGCTCGAATTATGTAGTCGTTTGCTTTGCGTAAAGTGCTTTTCGATTAGGCagtaaaagccttttttagTGTTCACACAGCCTCATTAACATATGAGGGTCGGGGAGGGGGTGGGAAGGGAGCGGGAGCGGGAGAGTCCCTCTAAATTATTCATCTCAGGTTTGTTAAAAGTCCCATTTATTTTGGTTCAAGTCAAGCTATCATACAAATGATCACAACGTCGAGTAAGTTGAGTATACTGTTTTTATTCAAAGGCAAAATTATACTGTATCAATTATCTGTTCGTAAATCACCTGCGTAGTTTTTCTTACTTACTCAAGATTTTAATGGAAACCAGAAAATAAGATGGAAATGCATGTTGCTCGGCCAAGAAGTTAAAGTTAtttagaaacaaacttaatcaATAGTTTTCCTACCATTTATCTACGCTATCCTAAGGTTACAAAGTGGCAGATTTGCTGTGGCGTTACGAGAAAGGTCTAACCCTGTAAACTAGCTGTAATAAACCTTCTCTGAATCCTAGCATCCGAAGAGAGTATattataggatttacaagtgaGTTAGCTAAAAATAGAACTAACCCAGCCAtatcaatatgaaaatttctgAAACAAGTGAAGGAAACGCGAAGACACGCTACATATATCATCACtggtagaaaacaaagtaacgACACAAGTGAGACGATAAGCGCAGTAcctgtcagttttctttctcttctggATCTATAATGGAATTGAGGATGACGACTACATCGTACTTTGATAATAATGAGGATGTAAGATACACAgataacaaatagagaaactgCATAAAATGGGAGATACAAGTAAGCATTAATTACCTCGGAATAACCAATTTCCAATAGGAAAATTTGGGCGACTTCTCTAACAATAGCTATTaaccaaatgacaataattatggctctATAAACCCATTTGCTCACAAAGCGATGCctgaatggacaaaatgttgcgTGTAGCCGTTCTAAAGAGATAGCGATGAGATTTGTAAGGGAAGTGAACGAGAATAAATGTACAAATGCAAAAGATATATGACGAGACCAAGTAGTCTCTCGTCTGTACTTCCATTGAGGACAGTCTTTCGACATTCTGTTTTCAATATGTAGCGGCCCAGAGACTACGCCCACCAAGAGATCGACTATTGCCAGATGGATTATCAAATATGTACTCCGCCGCTGTAGCTGACGCTTCTTCTTCACAAAGACAACAGTGGTGATGACATTAAGGATGACTATGGCCAGACATTCGATGATGAGGACCACAAGCCATGGAATACACTGCGAGGCTGAGTAGAAAGGCTGCATTTTCTCTGAGCTCTGTTAGCTGctatgaaaataacagaaaagagTGCAATTTGAGATAAAACGAAATATGATTTCAATATTCTCAATAAAGATATATGTCAAATattgcttttcacttttttatgtGCTTTGACTAAGTTTCGTCTGTTAACTAAAACTGATCCTTGTGTTTTTTTATGCGGATATGAATACACATCATAgcctattccttttttttctttcaataaagacgaatttaataataattattgaacTTTTTCGATGTTCACTGAATAAGCGGAAAGCTTTGCCACTAGACTAGTGATCTCAATTGCTTGAAGGAAATTTATTGCCTCCAAAAGCAGATGGTAACAAAAAATCTAGAGATCTTCCGGAAATATAGCAGAAAGATTTAGTAGAAAGACCTACTCCTCTTCTCGATGCCGCCATTAGAAATactgtggttgttgttgttattgccttaaaaaatttcaaagacaaattaACTGTAGGTACGGTGAAATATaactaaaatttttaaaaggaaaaacatctcTTATGTTTTATTTCCTACACCCAGAAGTTTAGTCATAGTCTTTTCTCGCTTCGGATAAATTTATTCCTTGGTCAATATCATAAGCAACAAACTGgagaaagatatctttttcGTCGCCTTACGATTACTAACATTATCAGTAACATATTTCCGTCCGTATTGATTCAGTTTTCCTCATCTCGTCGAGGTAGAATTTGCaaacgaatattttgaactcaCCTCAATGATAACGAAAGTGTTTCTAACCTTTAACGAATTAAGTTTAAGTCAAATGCAGAAAGGGCGGTtttcacaaagaaaagaaagcagcatGCTGAGGAAGAGTGCAATGCAGACTAAACTTATCACCATTAGAACTCCAATTTAGTTTTTCCGAATGATTGACAGATAATAGCTGAAAGGAGAGTGGCATTTTTAGTGCAGCTAAACAAGCATTACAGATAAAAGCATCCGCCTAAACTCCGCGATTGTTAGTGTGATTAAAGTCCTGTATCGTGATAAATCCACCTACAAACAACTGAATAAAGAGAATCAACATAAGCACATCAAACGAGTGGaaataaatagtttttaaaatcctTCAATGGAggtttgaaagcttttggtttTTATGGGAGAAATTATATCATTGAAGCAGAAGTAAGGAAGGTAATTAGAGCATGTCACTGATAACGAAAGTGTTTCTATTCTATAACGATGagttttaattaattcaaatgtaGAAACGGCGGTTTCcaaatagaaaagaaagcagCATGCTGAGGAAGAATGAAATGCAGACTAAATTTATCACTATTAGAACTCCAATTGGTTTTTCTGAATAATTGGCAGATAATAGCTGAAAGGAGAGCGGCAGTTTTAGTGCAGCTAAACAAGATAATCGTTCATTATTGAAGCAGAAGTAATGGAGGTAATTAGAGCATGTTAATTTGAGAGCAGCTGAACCGAAATTTTGGATAAATGCATAGTTCTACATCTAGTTCCActcaaagagaaggaaaactgacCGGAAGCTCACTAATCGTTGCACTTGTATCGTTGCTTAGTTTTCTAGAAGCGAAAAAATgcattccttttcattttaattatttagatATTTGTACCGTTTCTATCCTTTGTCAACTCTTGTATGAGTCTTCTCGTCTACGCTCAGCCAGGATTCAATTCAGAGACAGGAGTGTATCGCGTAACCATTTTGCAAGACCCTAGATCATAAAATCCAAAGTCAACCCGCGATATTCAAAGCATAGGGTTTTAAGGTGTTTTGGTACCTATAtagtctttgttttgtttgaaaagattttttcctggagtttttttgttcgtttacataatttacatgaaCGAATCCAAACTTTTGAACGCTGTATTTTAGACGTATGGAAATGTATACATAATGAAGCAAATCAAGCGAAGACTTATAAGTCTGACTACACTCAGGCGAGATattcaatgtgaaagtttatttaggatgagtcagcCAGTCTTGTAATCTACACATCCTGCTACAATCTACAATGTACTGCAAGTATTCACTAAAACAGAAGGGTTATACTAAAATAGGCTGCACTACGCCAGATgcgaaaaaccactaaaaaaccactctttagaagtggccaaaaaatatgtggaaacgaattcctcatctaatgcagcAGCACTATACCCCGAGGAAAGGGTAACTAAAATAAACCTAGTTACACTACTAATCACACAGAAAATACAATGAAAGCAGTGATATTTTACAGTACTCTCTCAATGCACGATTATTCACTCTAACCGGTTTCGATGAACTTGTAAAAACTCGGTAAAAAGTCCTCCATTGCTTCGTAAAGTATATTTCTCAAAAATATGGCCGTCCTTCCATGCTTCTGATGGGAAAGTTACCCTGAAAACAAGTGACAGAGCAGTTTTGAAAGCTACCTGAACATTCATTTGATCCGAAGGGAAAATATTTAGTGCATGattaaaattctatttttattttccattgtgTGGATGTTTCAGGGATTTAATTATCGTCCATTTCTCCCGTCCAttgccaaaaataaaatgacaccTTCCTAGAGCTTATCGAAAAGCACGCAATCGCGATTGTTAAATGCACTATGGACCCACGTGCTCCCCGCAACCCTGAAAAATGTGTATTTGTTTAGTATGAtcaatattatttattaattttcttaaaattttttttgacgtTGATCCTCTTCCATTTCGTCACTTGTCCGAGCTTGAGTTCAGTTATTGAGTGATTTTGCGAGGTGAAAGTCTGGGCAACGGAAAAAGTACGGAGCGGTTCTTcgaaaaaattgataaaaactcAATATTACTCTTTATTCGATCCTTTTCAAGTACATATCACACTTGTCTGAActggaatttttctttctgtgtgaCTGTACAAACCAAAAGCGGAAAACTATTGAGCGGTGCGTGAATGAAAGGTTAGAACAGGTTGTCCGAGTTCAGTTGTGGCGGGATTTTAGAACAAGAGACTGCTCTCGTGTCATAATTCAAATGTTCCATGCTAATTATCTTGCACATTTGAAAGATTAGAATAGATTAACCTTCCGTCGGATGTGAGATTAGATCTTTCTCAACCAAAGGATAGAAACCTGCTATTGTGTGATGAGAAGAGGTATGCCCGAAAGGTGAACGAAACAGCAAGTGTAACGTATACGCAAACCTCGCTCTCCTCAAAGGTTCTTACGACCAATTTCTAAACTCGATTTTAAGGTATGAGACTCCAAAAATGCCTAAGGTTCATCGTAGTCACCATGGAAGGGCTAAAGCAACCCAACAATCCCAAATTTTGAGGCGTTGTATTAAAACATATCATGAATAAACAACAGTTGTGAAGTTTTTCGTCGGATGCCGTGTGACTCGCTCCCACGCTTGCGTGACACTGGTGCCAATATATTCACAACAAAACAGCTGAGTTCTGATCGCCTCGCGGATCAAAGAAATAGGTATCTTTTTGTCGTTCGCTAAGTCATTATTAAACTCGCGACAAAAATGCCAGTTTCTGATTCTCTAGAGGCCCTTGCCATGAGGCAAGAAGCCCAGAGGTTCGAGTCCGTCAGCCCAAATATTCAATCTCTGTACGACCTTTTGGAGAGAATCGACAACGTCCCTCTAAAACGGAAAATTCGAGAGCTCGTGAATCGTATAGAGGGTAAGTAGAGAACTTCGAGTTTTTATGGCTCGAAAATACATTGCAACGTTAGAgaaattccttgaaaatcttGGTTCTCCCGTTTTACATCTTTGTCGCTTACCACAACGAATCTTCCCGCTAACTAATATtcgaaacaaaaaacaaactaagTTCATTCAGCGAAGTTTTAACAGGCTCGGAAAGTGTCGTCGTTGCTCAATATCACCACACCACGAgttacagacgagaaattcacCGCTCGGTTCCTGGATGAGGTGGTTGTATTAATATTACGAGTGTGCACGTGAGTGTTTAAGTTCCCGGTAAAACACTCCCGTCCGTATAATAACTGTGGTTACTCAAGAGGTTGTAAATACGATTTTGACTTTTTACTTCGCGCAGATTTTTGCACTACTTTCCTTTGTGCATAGTGCTTTTCAATAAAGCAATAGAAGGCCTTTTCCGTGTTCTCACGGCCTCATTTACGTATATGagtgagggaggggtgggagagtCCCTCTAAATTATTCATCCCGGGTTTGTTAAAAGTCGCATTTATTTTGCTTCAAGTCAAGCTGTTATACAAATGATCACAACTTCAGGCTTATAAAAAGTCGAGTaaactgtttttattaaaagcagAACTATACTGTATCAATTATCTGTGCGTATACCACTAGCGTATTTTTTTTACACATGTGAAGATTTTAATAggaaccaaaaaataaaacggAAATGCATGTTGCTCGACTAAGAAGTTAGAGTTATTTAGAAGCACACCTCATCAATAGTTTTCCTATCATCAATCTACGCTCTCCTAAGGTTACGAAGTGGCAGGTTTGCTGGGGCGTTAGAAAGGTCTGGGACCCTAAACGTAATAAACATTTTCTGAACCCTGGCATCCGAAGAGCGTAAATTACAGAATTTACTAGTGAGTTAGCTAAGAACAGAGATTCATGTCCGAAAATTTAATCATTCAGcctattccttttctttttccttccatAAAGGCGAATCTAATAAAATAGAACTTTTTCGACGTTCACTGAATAAACGGAATGCTTTGTCACTAGTGATTTTTATTGCTTGAAGGAAATTTATggcctccaaaaaaaaaattttaaccgatcTACGAGAAATACAGTAGATAGACCTACTCCTCTTGTCGGAGCTGTTATTAGAAATacggttgttgttgttgtttccgCTCTGAAAATTTCAGAcacatctctttttttattttccacacCCAGAAGTTTAATCATTGTCTTTTCTCGTTTGGGagaaatttcttcctttttcaatATCTAAAGCAACAAGCGTgagaaagatatctttttcGTCGCGTTACCATTATCATAAGATTATCAGTGATCAGTGCCTCATCTCATCGAAGGCAGAATTTGCAAACGAATTTTTTGAACTTACCTCACTGGTAGCGAAAGTGTTTCTATTCTTTAACAAATCGAGTTTAAGTCAAATGCGGAAAGGGcagttttcaaatagaaaaaaaaatagcatacTGAGGAAGAGTGCAATGCTGACTAAACTTATCACTATTAGAACTCCAATTTAGTTTTTCCGAATGATTGACAGATAATAGCTGAAAGGAGAACGACATTTTTAGTGCAGCTGAATAAGACTTACAGATAGAAGCATCCGCCTAAACTCCGCGATTGTTAGTGTGATTAAAGTCCCTGTATCGTCGCAAATCCACCTTCAAAACAGCCGAATGTAGAGAATCAACATAAGCACATCAAACGAGTGAAATTAATAGTTTGTAAAATCCTTCAATGGAGGTTTGCAAGCTTTTTTTCAGAAGAAATTATATCATTGAAACTTACTGactttgaatcatttttttagaaataagAGGTgcatttgtaatttgtttttcctttttaatggAGTTTGGGTAAACTCGAGAAGTCAAACTATGTAATGGCGGCTCATGCGGCAAGATGTAACTTGATTGGCACTGCGAAAGTCAGATAGAGAAATAGAGTTGAGAATTTTATCAGATTAATCACAAATTCAGATTGTCGGTAACCATAGCAACAGAATTATATTTGCTACCTTTCTTTTGTACTTGGAATCATTTTTAATCGGTGTTATTGGTGTAATACATATCCAGAAGTTTGATGATTCAGCCTCCCTCCCTTTTTCgaacaaatttcttttctgatttatttacttttctttgaaaatacgtttttccaAATAACTCGGGTACTTTTggggatttcaatttttttctttggaaacgTTGggtaaaattttagaattaagGTTTAGTAAAATAATAAGTTTAGTCAGCATGGAGGCCGGTGAGGCGCTCGGTAAGGACCTTGTTTCCGAGAGAAGTTTTGACTGCATTATATTCTAATGTATCTGCGAAAAGGGGTTATCGTTCTTTCTTTAAGGTAAGGTCTCAACTGAGTGTTACCTCGCCACAAAGAAATTCTACTCGCTGGCCTGACCAATTTGGTGTTAAGGTAAGGTTGTATGTCTAATAATTTCTGTCTAGAGCCATATTATGACGTGCGATAAATCTCGCTACTTAATAACGTTTAGGCGGGTAAATTTTCCGATTGAAACGGTTTGAACACcatcatttaattatttgttgTAGTATGTACCGTTTCTATCCTTAGTCAACTCTCATAccactaaaaataaaatggaaatgtATGTTGCTCGGCTGAGAAGTTGAAGTTATTTAAAGGACAAACTTCATCAATAGTTTTGCTACCATTTATCTACGGTCTCTAAAGGTTACGAAGAGGTAGGTTTGCTGGGGCGATACGAGAAAGGTCTGGGACCCCGTAAACTAGCTGTAATAAACCTTCTCTGAATCCTGGCATTCGAACagcgtaaattataggatttacaagtgaGTAAGCTAAAAATAGAACTAGCACGGCCATCTGAATATAAATATTCATAAAACAAGTGAAGAAAAGGAGGAGACATCCTCCATATATCATCGCTGGTAGAAGCAAAGTAACGATACAAGTGAGACGATAAGCGCAGTACCCGTcagtttgctttctcttttgGACCTAGAATGGAACTGGGGATGACGACTACATTGTACTTTGACAATAATGAGGATGCAAGATACACAgataacaaatagagaaactgCATAAAATGGGAGATACAAGTAGGCATTAATTACCACCAGATCAGCAATTTCCCATAAGAAAATATGAGCGACTTCTCTAACAATAGCTATCaaccaaatgacaataattatggctctATGAACCCATTTCCTCACAAAGCGATGCctgaatggacaaaatgttgcgTCTAAATGTTCTAAGGAAatggaaataagatttgttaGGGAAGCGAACAagaataaatgtaaaaatgcaaaagatCAACGACGAGACCAAATAGTCTCTCGTCTGTACTTCCACAGCGGACAGTACAACGCCATTTTTTGTTCAGTCATTAGCGGCCCAGAGACTACGCCCACTAAGAGATCGACTATCGCCAGATAGATGATCAAAAATGTACTCCGCCGCTGTAGCTGACGCTTCTTCTCCACAAAGACAACAATTGTGATGATATTAAGGATGGCCACCACAAGCCATGGAATACACTGCGAATTTGAGGAGAAATGCTGCATTTTCTCTGAACTCTGTGAGCTGCtatgaaaataacataaaacagtttaatcaaagataaaatgaaatatgaattcAATATTCTCAATAGAGATATATgtcaaatattgctttttacGTTTTTTTAACGTGTTTTGACCAACTAAGTTTCGTCCGTTAATTTAAACTGATCGTCATGTTTCTTTATGTGAAATTCATATCCGGGAATTTAATCATGATCAGCCTGTTCCTTTTTATGAtttatgatttcctttttttcgatGTTCACTGAATAAGCGGAAAGCTTTGCCACTAGTGATCTCAATTGCTTGAAGGAAATTCATAGCCTCCAAAAGGAGATggcaatttttaatttgtttttgctttttaaaggAGTTTGGGTAAACTCAAGAAGTCATAAACTACGGCGGCTCTTGCGGCAAAGTGTAACTTGATTCGCACTGCGTAAGTCAGATGTAGAAATAATGTTGACAATTTTATGGTGATTAAGCACCAATTAAGATTGTCGAGGACGATGGCAACGAAATTATATTTGCTACCTGTCTTTCGTGCTTTGACtcattttcactttcctttttttaagtgtGTAATACATATCCAGAAGTTTGATGATtcagtctctctctctctttttgaagcaaatttcttctttttccaatAATGCAACATTCTTTTGATATACTCTGAATAAGCAAAATCCTTTGTACAAGAGATCTCAATTgccttaaggttacttcccacctttgCGGGTGTCCTTCGGCAAAATAATCGTTCGCGCGCTAGTTTCATGAACATACCTTGCAAGctatatatcagaagaaagcttgaTAACTGCAGTATAcgattaaaatataatttaagctACTTTTTCCTttaggaagtgtcaggagccggtaaggCATGAAACGACCGATGGTTCTTCTGTTGAATTTATCGGGCAGCACAAGCAAAATGGGAAATTTGAGCTCATTAACTCGCGCCACGCCAGGAgattatctcgcctcctgaaaACGAAAACTAATGGGACAACGGGACCTTCTAGTGTCAATGACAATGGATAAAGATTTTCCGGGAAAGGTAACCTATGGGAGACACGCGGTAAAAATGGAGAAACCGAAAAATGTGCTGAGAAGTAAGACAACAAATCGACATACAGCTTTCAAATGTACGTTTCGGGgcgattgttaatgtttttgtatcaaggTTGGTACttgcataaaaataaaaggaaaaccttttttaaatttatgtatGACAAGTTTTggtttgacggcgacttctATGTTCGAAATCTGGACCCCACCGTGGAGCTCCGCCAGTACTAGTCGACAGAATGGTACTCATTCTTTATTtctcgtttttttcttttttctttttcttttttatcaagGACTTTcttctgatttaattttttcatgagcaaagatttttccatagCCAAAGAGCTTCCACGTAAGAAGTTTGACAAGTGCGTGACGTGaacaaaattatgcaaataacaTGAAAAGCGAGCTTCAAGATAAGCAGTTGCCGCAAATATTTCCCAAGGCATGACACtttcctgatttattaacttttctttggaaatacgggttttctttgaaaatcgGGTACTTTtgagatttcaattttttttctttggaaacgttaggtaaaattttttaattaagtttagtCAGTCACCATTTCGGAAAATTAACGGTGAACGAGGGTTTTTGTGCCGTGCCTGCTGTTGTTTGCGGCGTTATTTTCCGGAGTGGACTATCTGGAATACATTTGTGTTATGACAAGAAAGGTCTGCTTAAAGGTTTTGGGTTACTCTGTACATGCAATTTGGACGccaaaaagtgccaaaaaagtaattaccGAAAGTTCATCCGAATCACATCGATCGTACTATGGGCGCGAACTCAGTTCAACTCTTCCGCCTCagcctaatttgcataaatatttTTGGTGGGCAAACCTCGTCATGAGCAGGAACAATAGGCAAGCTATACTACAC from Pocillopora verrucosa isolate sample1 chromosome 10, ASM3666991v2, whole genome shotgun sequence includes the following:
- the LOC131775668 gene encoding adenosine receptor A3-like yields the protein MQPFYSASQCIPWLVVLIIECLAIVILNVITTVVFVKKKRQLQRRSTYLIIHLAIVDLLVGVVSGPLHIENRMSKDCPQWKYRRETTWSRHISFAFVHLFSFTSLTNLIAISLERLHATFCPFRHRFVSKWVYRAIIIVIWLIAIVREVAQIFLLEIGYSEVINAYLYLPFYAVSLFVICVSYILIIIKVRCSRHPQFHYRSRRERKLTGTALIVSLVSLLCFLPVMIYVACLRVSFTCFRNFHIDMAGLVLFLANSLVNPIIYSLRMLGFREGLLQLVYRVRPFS